One window of the Rhizobiaceae bacterium genome contains the following:
- the rpsT gene encoding 30S ribosomal protein S20, which translates to MANTSSAKKATRKIARRAEINKSRRSRVRGFVRKVEEALASGDQAAAQAAFAVAQPELMRAATKGVLHKNTASRKVSRLANRVKTLGA; encoded by the coding sequence ATGGCCAACACGTCTTCGGCCAAGAAGGCTACCCGCAAGATCGCGCGGCGCGCCGAAATCAACAAGTCCCGGCGTTCGCGCGTGCGCGGCTTTGTCCGCAAGGTGGAAGAGGCCCTCGCCTCCGGCGACCAGGCAGCGGCTCAGGCGGCTTTCGCCGTAGCACAGCCGGAGTTGATGCGCGCCGCCACCAAGGGCGTGCTGCACAAGAACACGGCGTCCCGCAAGGTGTCGCGCCTTGCCAATCGCGTCAAAACGCTCGGCGCCTGA
- a CDS encoding enoyl-CoA hydratase: protein MPHETILVETRGKIGLITLNRPKALNALNSQVLAELVDAARSFEADPAIGCIVLTGSEKAFAAGADIKEMQNRQFAEMYAEDFFGGWEEFTRVRKPVIAAVAGYALGGGCELAMMCDFIIAADNAKFGQPEITLGVMPGMGGSQRLTRFVGKSKAMDMCLTGRMMDAAEAERSGLVSRVVPLGELLEETLRAAAKIADMSQPATMMVKEAVNRAYETTLGEGLRFERRVFHSMFALEDQKEGMAAFVEKRTPNFRNR from the coding sequence ATGCCCCATGAGACCATTCTCGTCGAAACCCGCGGCAAGATCGGGCTGATCACGCTCAACCGCCCGAAAGCGCTGAATGCGCTCAATTCGCAGGTGCTCGCGGAGCTTGTCGACGCGGCGCGGTCATTCGAAGCGGACCCGGCCATCGGCTGCATCGTCCTGACGGGCTCCGAAAAGGCCTTCGCGGCCGGCGCGGACATCAAGGAGATGCAGAACAGACAGTTCGCCGAAATGTATGCCGAGGATTTCTTCGGCGGCTGGGAGGAATTCACCCGCGTGCGCAAGCCCGTCATCGCGGCCGTCGCCGGCTATGCGCTGGGTGGCGGCTGCGAGCTCGCCATGATGTGCGACTTCATCATCGCAGCCGACAATGCGAAGTTCGGCCAGCCCGAGATCACGCTCGGCGTTATGCCGGGCATGGGCGGCTCACAGAGGCTGACGCGCTTCGTCGGCAAGTCGAAGGCGATGGATATGTGCCTCACCGGGCGCATGATGGATGCGGCGGAGGCAGAGCGGTCGGGCCTCGTCTCGCGGGTGGTGCCGCTCGGCGAGTTGCTGGAGGAGACGCTGAGGGCGGCGGCGAAGATCGCCGACATGTCGCAGCCGGCGACGATGATGGTCAAGGAGGCCGTCAACCGCGCCTATGAGACCACGCTCGGCGAGGGGCTGAGGTTCGAGCGGCGCGTCTTCCATTCGATGTTCGCGCTGGAAGACCAGAAGGAGGGCATGGCCGCCTTCGTGGAGAAGCGGACCCCCAACTTCCGCAATCGCTGA